A stretch of Pseudomonadota bacterium DNA encodes these proteins:
- a CDS encoding aminoglycoside phosphotransferase family protein: MSHRKMHAGEIDINEPLVKQLLQEQFPQWAELPLTRVPSAGTDHAIYKLGVDMCVRLPRIAGAAKHVEKEQYWLSRLAPHLPLAVPVPLGQGIPQERYPWPWSICRWLEGGDATAEKITDMHQAAVDLAQFIKSLQQIDSVGGPTARRGQPLATQDTAVQNALESLHGAVDTQTAALIWRSCLDAPIWHKPPVWIHGDLLPANLLVQNGHLSAVIDFELMGVGDPACDLIPAWSLFSSDTRDVFRATLGVVDATWMRGKGWALSIALIILPYYQNTNPGLFTVGKRMLDEVLADRS, translated from the coding sequence ATGTCGCACAGAAAAATGCATGCAGGAGAGATTGACATCAATGAACCGCTCGTAAAGCAGTTGTTGCAGGAGCAATTTCCCCAGTGGGCAGAACTGCCATTAACGCGGGTTCCATCTGCTGGAACAGACCATGCAATCTATAAGCTTGGCGTTGATATGTGTGTGCGGTTGCCACGGATTGCGGGGGCTGCCAAACACGTCGAAAAAGAGCAGTATTGGTTGTCCAGACTTGCTCCACACCTGCCGCTTGCTGTTCCAGTTCCCCTTGGTCAAGGTATACCGCAAGAGCGGTATCCTTGGCCTTGGTCGATTTGTCGTTGGCTTGAAGGTGGTGATGCTACAGCAGAAAAAATCACTGACATGCACCAAGCGGCAGTTGATCTGGCACAATTCATCAAATCTTTGCAACAAATTGACTCAGTAGGCGGACCGACTGCACGTCGTGGCCAACCGCTTGCAACCCAAGACACAGCAGTTCAAAATGCACTTGAATCTCTGCATGGTGCGGTTGATACTCAAACCGCAGCATTAATATGGCGGTCTTGCCTTGATGCACCCATTTGGCATAAGCCACCCGTCTGGATTCACGGCGATTTGTTACCGGCAAATTTACTGGTCCAAAATGGTCATCTCAGTGCGGTTATCGATTTTGAACTGATGGGTGTTGGCGATCCAGCCTGTGACTTGATTCCTGCTTGGAGCCTTTTTTCCTCTGACACTCGTGACGTATTCCGAGCCACGCTTGGCGTAGTTGATGCTACCTGGATGCGAGGAAAAGGTTGGGCTTTGTCCATCGCGCTCATTATTCTCCCATATTATCAGAATACCAACCCTGGGCTTTTCACTGTTGGCAAACGTATGCTTGATGAAGTGCTGGCTGACAGGTCCTAA